A DNA window from Ornithinimicrobium humiphilum contains the following coding sequences:
- a CDS encoding 1,4-dihydroxy-2-naphthoate polyprenyltransferase, which produces MATLAQWIEGARPRTLPAAVTPVLVGTASAHALGRSNLALGLLALVVALGFQVGVNYANDYSDGIRGTDEDRVGPVRLVGQQLADPANVKAAAFACFFAASVAGLALVALSGTWLLLLVGLASLWAAWHYTGGENPYGYRGLGEVMVFVFFGLVAVLGTTWTQAHAVDLATIAGAVAMGLLPCAILVTNNLRDIDGDREVGKRTLAVRLGAQRTRALYTGLVVGAFVLVLVAAIAHWTALLGLLAAPLALRPLKVVRGGAMGRALIPALVQTGLLQLAFGVLLSVGLAVAPAVA; this is translated from the coding sequence TTGGCAACCCTCGCCCAGTGGATCGAGGGGGCGCGTCCCCGCACGCTCCCCGCCGCCGTCACCCCCGTGCTCGTGGGCACCGCCTCCGCGCACGCCCTCGGCCGCTCCAACCTCGCCCTCGGCCTCCTCGCGCTCGTCGTGGCGCTGGGCTTCCAGGTCGGGGTCAACTACGCCAACGACTACTCCGACGGCATCCGCGGCACCGACGAGGACCGCGTCGGGCCGGTGCGGCTCGTCGGGCAGCAGCTGGCCGATCCGGCCAACGTCAAGGCCGCGGCCTTCGCCTGCTTCTTCGCGGCCTCGGTGGCGGGTCTGGCGCTGGTGGCGCTCTCGGGCACCTGGCTCCTGCTGCTCGTCGGTCTCGCCTCGCTGTGGGCGGCCTGGCACTACACCGGCGGCGAGAACCCCTACGGCTACCGGGGCCTCGGCGAGGTCATGGTCTTCGTCTTCTTCGGCCTGGTCGCCGTGCTCGGCACGACGTGGACCCAGGCGCACGCCGTGGACCTCGCCACGATCGCCGGCGCGGTGGCCATGGGCCTGCTGCCCTGCGCGATCCTCGTGACCAACAACCTGCGTGACATCGACGGCGACCGCGAGGTCGGCAAGCGCACGCTGGCCGTGCGGCTGGGTGCGCAGCGGACCCGCGCGCTCTACACCGGGCTGGTCGTCGGCGCGTTCGTCCTCGTGCTCGTGGCCGCGATCGCGCACTGGACCGCGCTGCTCGGCCTGCTGGCCGCCCCGCTCGCGCTGCGCCCGCTCAAGGTCGTCCGTGGCGGAGCCATGGGGCGCGCGCTCATCCCGGCGCTCGTGCAGACCGGCCTGCTGCAGCTCGCCTTCGGCGTCCTCCTGTCGGTGGGCCTGGCGGTCGCGCCGGCCGTCGCCTGA
- a CDS encoding VOC family protein: protein MALKWYTVVVDSIDPQAQARWWAEVLDWVSVYDTPEEAVIVPREALEGPERAASLEEWMRRGQGLVFVSVPERRSGKNRLHLDLAPHTSQDRDAEIQRLLDLGATRADVGQGEEVSWTVLTDPEGNEFCVLSSRDQ from the coding sequence ATGGCACTCAAGTGGTACACCGTCGTCGTCGACAGCATCGACCCGCAGGCCCAGGCGCGCTGGTGGGCGGAGGTGCTCGACTGGGTCAGCGTCTACGACACCCCGGAGGAGGCGGTCATCGTCCCCCGCGAGGCGCTCGAGGGGCCGGAGCGCGCGGCGTCCCTCGAGGAGTGGATGCGCCGCGGGCAGGGGCTGGTCTTCGTCTCCGTCCCCGAGCGCAGGTCCGGTAAGAACCGGCTGCACCTCGACCTCGCGCCCCACACCTCCCAGGACCGGGACGCCGAGATCCAGCGGCTGCTCGACCTCGGGGCCACCCGCGCCGACGTGGGCCAGGGCGAGGAGGTCTCCTGGACCGTGCTCACCGACCCCGAGGGCAACGAGTTCTGCGTGCTGTCCAGCCGCGACCAGTAG
- a CDS encoding AMP-binding protein, with product MSGPVPAAGIRPDDLVVPPGATWQQLAPELTALLRGTEGGPSAVVLATSGSSGTPKRVRIGAAALRASGEATAQVLGGSGRWVLALPTHHVAGLQVLARSALAGTEPAVVTTAPGMPFAAPAFAEAVARLGAGSGLRLTSLVPTMLSRLLDDPVGVAALRTLDVVLLGGAAADPGLLERAREVTRVVTTYGMSETAGGCVYDGVPLPGVRVRLDPDDGRLSLGGPVVAEGYVGDEGLTASRFSPDGGDRWFLTDDRGAWRDDRLHVLGRVDDVINTGGHKVEPRDVEHALRRLDAVADALVVGVPDPEWGSVVAAVLVPRDPAVTPSLAEVRSALTDLIPAHARPRRLVWRDAIPLLGPGKPDRAAARAELAR from the coding sequence GTGAGCGGGCCGGTCCCCGCGGCCGGGATCCGGCCCGACGACCTGGTCGTGCCTCCCGGCGCGACCTGGCAGCAGCTGGCTCCGGAGCTCACCGCGCTGCTGAGGGGCACGGAGGGCGGGCCGTCGGCCGTGGTGCTGGCGACCTCGGGCTCGTCCGGCACCCCCAAGCGGGTGCGGATCGGCGCCGCCGCGCTCCGGGCGTCCGGCGAGGCGACCGCCCAGGTCCTCGGCGGCTCCGGCCGCTGGGTCCTCGCACTGCCCACCCATCACGTCGCGGGCCTGCAGGTGCTGGCACGCTCGGCCCTCGCCGGCACCGAGCCGGCGGTCGTCACCACCGCCCCGGGTATGCCGTTCGCCGCGCCGGCCTTCGCCGAGGCCGTCGCGCGGCTCGGCGCCGGCAGCGGGCTGCGGCTCACCTCGCTCGTGCCGACCATGCTGTCGCGCCTGCTGGACGACCCCGTCGGGGTCGCGGCGCTGCGCACGCTGGACGTGGTGCTGCTCGGCGGTGCGGCCGCCGACCCCGGCCTGCTCGAGCGCGCCCGGGAGGTCACCCGGGTGGTGACGACCTACGGGATGAGCGAGACCGCGGGCGGCTGCGTCTACGACGGCGTCCCGCTGCCGGGCGTCCGGGTGCGGCTCGACCCCGACGACGGCCGGTTGAGCCTCGGCGGCCCGGTCGTGGCCGAGGGCTACGTGGGCGACGAGGGGCTCACCGCGTCCCGCTTCTCCCCCGACGGTGGAGACCGGTGGTTCCTCACCGACGACCGCGGCGCGTGGCGCGACGACCGGCTGCACGTGCTCGGCCGGGTCGACGACGTGATCAACACCGGTGGCCACAAGGTGGAGCCGCGCGACGTGGAGCACGCCCTGCGCCGCCTCGACGCGGTCGCCGACGCGCTCGTCGTCGGGGTGCCTGACCCGGAGTGGGGCTCGGTCGTGGCCGCCGTGCTCGTCCCCCGCGACCCCGCCGTCACGCCCTCGCTGGCGGAGGTCCGCTCGGCCCTGACCGACCTGATCCCCGCGCACGCCCGGCCGCGCCGGCTCGTCTGGCGCGACGCCATACCCCTGCTCGGGCCGGGCAAGCCCGACCGCGCCGCCGCCCGCGCCGAGCTGGCCCGGTGA
- the ccsB gene encoding c-type cytochrome biogenesis protein CcsB — MTNTTLAMASDYFAWAAMVVLALAMVAFSAHLAVTGATRERRVDRERTPVAVGAGAPAPATDDPSVDDVPAGRTPTRRWGVIGLQLTWLATLAVVGATALRGLSVGRAPLGNMYEFTLFTVSFVLVVFSVWSLRKDRLWLGAFVVLPSLVFLGAAKLAWYTEASQLMPALNSIWLVIHVVVATLSVALFTIGAAIGVAYLAKDSSEQGGRELRWLRALPPARSLEQLTYGIHIVAFPLWTFTVIAGAIWAEQAWGRYWGWDPKETWSFVIWAVYAGYLHARATTGWSTRRSTWVALAGFACIIINYTVVNLLMTGLHSYSGVSS, encoded by the coding sequence ATGACGAACACCACGCTCGCCATGGCCTCCGACTACTTCGCCTGGGCCGCGATGGTCGTGCTGGCCCTCGCCATGGTGGCCTTCTCGGCGCACCTGGCGGTCACGGGTGCCACGCGCGAACGCCGCGTCGACCGCGAGCGCACCCCGGTGGCGGTCGGCGCCGGCGCTCCTGCTCCTGCGACGGACGACCCGTCCGTCGACGACGTGCCGGCCGGTCGCACCCCGACCCGGCGCTGGGGTGTGATCGGGCTGCAGCTGACCTGGCTGGCCACCCTGGCGGTCGTCGGGGCCACGGCGCTGCGCGGCCTGTCCGTCGGGCGCGCGCCGCTGGGCAACATGTACGAGTTCACGCTCTTCACCGTGTCCTTCGTGCTCGTCGTCTTCTCGGTGTGGAGCCTGCGCAAGGACCGGCTGTGGCTGGGTGCCTTCGTGGTGCTGCCCTCCCTCGTCTTCCTCGGCGCCGCCAAGCTGGCGTGGTACACCGAGGCCTCGCAGCTCATGCCGGCGCTCAACAGCATCTGGCTGGTCATCCACGTCGTCGTCGCCACGCTCTCCGTCGCGCTCTTCACCATCGGCGCCGCGATCGGTGTCGCCTACCTGGCCAAGGACAGCTCCGAGCAGGGCGGCCGCGAGCTGCGCTGGTTGCGGGCCCTGCCGCCGGCCCGCAGCCTGGAGCAGCTGACCTACGGCATCCACATCGTGGCCTTCCCGCTGTGGACCTTCACGGTCATCGCGGGCGCCATCTGGGCCGAGCAGGCCTGGGGCCGCTACTGGGGCTGGGACCCCAAGGAGACCTGGAGCTTCGTCATCTGGGCCGTCTACGCCGGCTACCTGCACGCCCGCGCCACGACCGGCTGGTCGACCCGTCGTTCCACGTGGGTCGCGCTGGCGGGCTTCGCCTGCATCATCATCAACTACACCGTCGTCAACCTGCTCATGACCGGCCTGCACAGCTACTCCGGGGTCAGCTCGTGA
- the resB gene encoding cytochrome c biogenesis protein ResB, producing MAETRTPERIEPSYPKDRTALGGPRLGLVGWLRWIWRQLTSMRTALALLLLLAVAAIPGSIFPQRGVDPVRVRRYLEDNPDVGPWLDRIGMFDVYSSPWFASIYLLLMISLVGCILPRSRQHLDAMRAEPPKAPSRLTRMPVHRTAVVDADPAEVVAAARAELGRRRFRLRAEDDGELVVSGEKGYLKETGNLLFHLAILGVIVSVAVGHLFGWRGEIIVKEGETVTTGASAFDTLHLGPLVDPDDIPVFSLRLNDLDVQFEAVAEGAQFGQPRVFEGVATVQEGLDGAVRTVDFAVNDPLHVGGTSIFLLGNGYAPVVTVRDAEGEILFSDAVTFLPQDNVYSSEGVIKVPGADPSLGFVGGFLPTLTFDPEIGPTSSFPGLVDPALVLAVFEGDLYPEGRPQSVFSLDTDSMEQVMQDDGTPVSLLIRPGDELELAGDRGSIELETVIRWGGLMVRHDPGRLPALAFAGIALLGLGLMLGVRRRRVFVRVAPGTADADGAGARHTEVTVAGLPKGTDPGLEELVEQVLARTAAACGGRTGTDKDDE from the coding sequence ATGGCCGAGACCCGCACGCCCGAGCGCATCGAGCCCAGCTATCCCAAGGACCGCACCGCCCTCGGCGGGCCGCGGCTCGGCCTCGTCGGCTGGCTCCGCTGGATCTGGCGCCAGCTCACCAGCATGCGCACCGCGCTCGCCCTCCTCCTGCTGCTGGCGGTCGCGGCGATCCCCGGCTCGATCTTCCCGCAGCGCGGCGTCGACCCCGTGCGCGTGCGGCGCTACCTCGAGGACAACCCCGACGTCGGGCCGTGGCTCGACCGGATCGGGATGTTCGACGTCTACTCCTCGCCGTGGTTCGCCTCCATCTACCTGCTGCTGATGATCAGCCTCGTCGGCTGCATCCTGCCCCGCAGCCGCCAGCACCTGGACGCGATGCGGGCCGAGCCGCCGAAGGCCCCCTCCCGGCTGACGCGGATGCCGGTGCACCGCACCGCCGTCGTCGACGCCGACCCGGCGGAGGTGGTGGCCGCGGCCCGCGCCGAGCTGGGCCGCCGCCGCTTCCGGTTGCGGGCCGAGGACGACGGCGAGCTGGTCGTCTCGGGGGAGAAGGGCTACCTCAAGGAGACCGGCAACCTGCTCTTCCACCTGGCGATCCTCGGCGTGATCGTCTCGGTCGCGGTCGGCCACCTCTTCGGCTGGCGCGGCGAGATCATCGTCAAGGAGGGCGAGACCGTCACCACCGGGGCCAGCGCCTTCGACACCCTGCACCTCGGCCCGCTCGTCGACCCCGACGACATCCCGGTCTTCTCCCTCCGCCTGAACGACCTCGACGTGCAGTTCGAGGCCGTGGCCGAGGGCGCGCAGTTCGGCCAGCCGCGGGTCTTCGAGGGCGTCGCCACCGTGCAGGAGGGCCTCGACGGCGCGGTCCGCACCGTCGACTTCGCGGTCAACGACCCGCTGCACGTCGGCGGCACCTCGATCTTCCTGCTCGGCAACGGCTACGCGCCCGTGGTCACCGTGCGCGACGCCGAGGGCGAGATCCTCTTCAGCGACGCCGTCACCTTCCTGCCGCAGGACAACGTCTACTCCTCCGAGGGCGTCATCAAGGTGCCGGGCGCCGACCCCTCGCTGGGCTTCGTCGGCGGCTTCCTGCCCACGCTGACCTTCGACCCCGAGATCGGCCCGACCTCCTCCTTCCCCGGCCTCGTCGACCCGGCCCTCGTGCTGGCGGTCTTCGAGGGCGACCTCTACCCCGAGGGCCGGCCGCAGTCGGTCTTCTCGCTCGACACCGACTCGATGGAGCAGGTGATGCAGGACGACGGCACCCCGGTCAGCCTGCTCATCCGTCCCGGCGACGAGCTGGAGCTCGCGGGCGACCGCGGCTCGATCGAGCTCGAGACCGTGATCCGCTGGGGCGGCCTGATGGTCCGCCACGACCCTGGCCGGTTGCCGGCGCTCGCCTTCGCCGGCATCGCGCTGCTCGGCCTGGGCCTCATGCTCGGCGTCCGTCGCCGCCGCGTCTTCGTCCGGGTGGCCCCGGGCACCGCGGACGCGGACGGCGCCGGCGCACGTCATACTGAAGTGACCGTCGCAGGCCTGCCCAAGGGCACCGACCCCGGGCTCGAGGAGCTCGTCGAGCAGGTCCTCGCACGGACGGCGGCCGCCTGCGGCGGGCGCACCGGAACAGACAAGGACGACGAATGA
- a CDS encoding DUF4229 domain-containing protein — protein MIAFRYTVMRLMIFAGFVAVLMLVRVPVPWAVVGGALLSMVVSYFLLARDRDQIAAGLERRVEARTARRRARLEEERIAEEE, from the coding sequence GTGATCGCGTTCCGCTACACCGTGATGCGGCTGATGATCTTCGCCGGCTTCGTCGCGGTCCTCATGCTGGTCCGGGTGCCGGTGCCGTGGGCGGTCGTCGGCGGCGCGCTGCTGTCGATGGTCGTCTCCTACTTCCTGCTCGCGCGCGACCGCGACCAGATCGCCGCGGGGTTGGAGCGCCGGGTCGAGGCCCGCACCGCCCGCCGCCGCGCGCGGCTGGAGGAGGAGCGGATCGCCGAGGAGGAGTAA
- a CDS encoding ammonium transporter — protein MELTAGDVWVMVSAALVLLMTPGLAFFYGGMARAKAALNMIMMSFVAVGIVGVVWVLWGYGMTAAPGILGGLVGNPVADFGLMEHVGSGDLVGIGFGATFAIITVALISGAVADRTKFGAWTLFVTIWVTLVYCPLAFMVWGGGLLSADGAIGKVFGEAIDFAGGTVVHINAGLAALVLVYIIGSRADFGKTKGYHRPHNVPLVMLGTAMLWFGWFGFNGGAAGSVEEGGLIWVNTLAAPAAAMLAWMLVERIRDGRPTSIGAASGVVAGLVAITPACANVSPIGALVIGVLAGLGSAVAVGWKYKFGYDDALDVVGVHLVAGIIGTVALGFLALPVDGEGGGLFYGGGFSQLVAQIAATVFTVIFTGVMTALIGLAIHKTLGFRVSPEDEARGVDLSEHSESAYTFGEESASYESLAEDARV, from the coding sequence ATGGAACTCACCGCAGGTGACGTCTGGGTGATGGTGTCAGCGGCGCTGGTGCTGCTGATGACGCCCGGACTGGCGTTCTTCTACGGCGGCATGGCGCGGGCCAAGGCGGCCCTCAACATGATCATGATGAGCTTCGTGGCCGTCGGCATCGTCGGCGTCGTCTGGGTCCTCTGGGGCTACGGCATGACGGCGGCACCCGGGATCCTCGGCGGGCTCGTCGGCAACCCGGTGGCGGACTTCGGCCTGATGGAGCACGTGGGCTCCGGCGACCTGGTCGGCATCGGCTTCGGCGCCACCTTCGCGATCATCACCGTGGCGCTCATCTCGGGCGCGGTCGCCGACCGCACCAAGTTCGGCGCCTGGACGCTCTTCGTCACGATCTGGGTGACCCTGGTCTACTGCCCCCTGGCCTTCATGGTGTGGGGCGGCGGCCTCCTCTCCGCGGACGGCGCGATCGGCAAGGTCTTCGGCGAGGCGATCGACTTCGCCGGTGGCACGGTCGTGCACATCAATGCCGGCCTCGCCGCCCTGGTGCTCGTCTACATCATCGGCTCCCGCGCCGACTTCGGTAAGACCAAGGGCTACCACCGCCCGCACAACGTGCCGCTGGTCATGCTGGGCACCGCGATGCTGTGGTTCGGCTGGTTCGGCTTCAACGGCGGCGCCGCCGGCTCCGTCGAGGAGGGTGGCCTGATCTGGGTCAACACCCTGGCCGCCCCGGCCGCCGCGATGCTGGCCTGGATGCTCGTCGAGCGCATCCGTGACGGCCGCCCGACCTCCATCGGTGCCGCCTCCGGCGTCGTCGCCGGTCTGGTCGCGATCACCCCGGCCTGCGCCAACGTCTCGCCGATCGGCGCCCTGGTCATCGGTGTCCTCGCCGGTCTCGGCTCCGCCGTCGCGGTGGGCTGGAAGTACAAGTTCGGCTACGACGACGCCCTCGACGTGGTCGGTGTCCACCTGGTCGCCGGCATCATCGGCACCGTCGCCCTGGGTTTCCTGGCCCTGCCGGTCGACGGCGAGGGTGGCGGCCTCTTCTACGGCGGCGGCTTCTCCCAGCTGGTCGCCCAGATCGCGGCGACGGTCTTCACCGTGATCTTCACCGGCGTCATGACCGCCCTCATCGGGCTCGCGATCCACAAGACCCTGGGCTTCCGGGTCAGCCCCGAGGACGAGGCGCGCGGCGTCGACCTCTCGGAGCACAGCGAGTCCGCCTACACCTTCGGCGAGGAGTCTGCCTCCTACGAATCCCTCGCCGAGGACGCTCGCGTCTGA
- a CDS encoding MarR family transcriptional regulator, which yields MTSPATPAPGTGDGATEVDLLLRLARRWRSLGADEEGDPPLSPHQQRALLAVARLSRGVGQRVTAGAAGGPTGTDDATGPSGVRVSALAAHLGIAPRSATEVADALEAAGLLTRAPDPTDRRAVLLSLTERGRHTVAAVRERRRAAADAAVRTLSPADRAELRRLLELLLDA from the coding sequence ATGACGTCTCCCGCCACCCCCGCGCCCGGCACCGGCGACGGGGCCACCGAGGTCGACCTGCTGCTCCGCCTGGCGCGCCGCTGGCGCTCCCTCGGGGCCGACGAGGAGGGCGACCCGCCGCTGTCGCCCCACCAACAGCGGGCGCTGCTCGCCGTCGCCCGGTTGTCCCGCGGGGTCGGCCAGCGAGTCACGGCCGGCGCCGCCGGGGGTCCCACCGGCACGGACGACGCCACCGGGCCCTCGGGCGTCCGCGTCTCCGCGCTGGCCGCCCATCTCGGTATCGCGCCCCGCTCGGCGACCGAGGTCGCCGACGCCCTGGAGGCGGCCGGCCTGCTCACCCGGGCGCCCGACCCGACCGACCGCCGGGCGGTGCTGCTCTCACTGACCGAGCGCGGACGCCATACCGTCGCCGCCGTGCGCGAGCGTCGTCGCGCCGCCGCGGACGCCGCGGTCCGCACCCTCTCCCCCGCCGACCGCGCCGAGCTGCGCCGGCTGCTCGAGCTGCTGCTCGACGCCTGA
- a CDS encoding PLDc N-terminal domain-containing protein codes for MPRVIAAVALLAFTIYCVVDAVQTDDSEVRGIPKPLWLVMILLFPLVGGGAWLIAGRPVSILETIFRPRRGGPPRGPLGPDDDPDFLKGL; via the coding sequence GTGCCCCGCGTGATCGCTGCCGTCGCGCTGCTCGCCTTCACGATCTACTGCGTCGTCGACGCCGTGCAGACGGACGACTCCGAGGTCCGGGGCATCCCGAAGCCGCTCTGGCTCGTCATGATCCTGCTCTTCCCGCTCGTGGGAGGCGGGGCGTGGCTCATCGCCGGGCGGCCCGTCAGCATCCTGGAGACCATCTTCCGTCCCCGTCGCGGCGGTCCCCCGCGCGGGCCGCTCGGCCCGGACGACGACCCGGACTTCCTCAAGGGCCTGTAA
- a CDS encoding o-succinylbenzoate synthase, with amino-acid sequence MTPDLPELLDAASVVTLPMRVRFRGVTAREAVLLHGPSGWAEWAPFVEYDDADAARWLAAAVEAGWGRLPSPVRGAVGVNATVPAVPAEQVGSVLARYDVTRTAKIKVAERGQTLADDLARVTEVRRVLGPGARLRVDANGAWSQDDALEALRTLAPLGLEYAEQPCATVEELAALRVALARAGVDVPVAADESVRRAEDPLRVAREHAADLVVVKVAPLGGVARAVEIVQECGLPAVVSSALDTSVGLAVGVRLAAALPDLDHDCGLGTAALLAADVVADPLVPRAGGLTTDRADAAREAVDPALLTAHRSDPERETWWRERLTRAFAHLSGI; translated from the coding sequence ATGACGCCCGACCTGCCCGAGCTGCTCGACGCCGCCTCCGTCGTGACCCTGCCGATGCGGGTCCGCTTCCGCGGGGTGACCGCCCGGGAGGCCGTGCTGCTGCACGGGCCCTCCGGCTGGGCGGAGTGGGCGCCCTTCGTCGAGTACGACGACGCCGACGCCGCCCGGTGGCTCGCCGCGGCCGTCGAGGCGGGCTGGGGGAGGCTGCCGTCGCCGGTGCGGGGCGCGGTCGGGGTCAACGCCACGGTCCCCGCGGTGCCGGCGGAGCAGGTCGGGTCCGTCCTCGCCCGCTACGACGTCACGCGCACCGCCAAGATCAAGGTCGCCGAGCGCGGCCAGACGCTGGCCGACGACCTCGCCCGCGTGACCGAGGTGCGCCGGGTGCTCGGCCCGGGCGCCCGCCTCCGCGTCGACGCCAACGGAGCCTGGTCGCAGGACGACGCGCTCGAGGCCCTCCGCACCCTCGCGCCCCTGGGCCTGGAGTACGCCGAGCAGCCGTGCGCCACCGTGGAGGAGCTCGCGGCCCTGCGCGTCGCCCTGGCCCGGGCCGGCGTCGACGTGCCCGTCGCCGCCGACGAGTCGGTGCGCCGGGCGGAGGACCCGCTGCGCGTCGCCCGCGAGCACGCCGCCGACCTCGTCGTGGTCAAGGTGGCCCCCCTCGGCGGGGTGGCCCGGGCGGTCGAGATCGTGCAGGAGTGCGGTCTGCCCGCGGTCGTCTCCTCCGCCCTGGACACCTCCGTCGGCCTCGCCGTGGGCGTCCGCCTCGCCGCTGCGCTGCCCGACCTCGACCACGACTGCGGCCTCGGCACCGCCGCGCTGCTGGCCGCCGACGTCGTCGCCGACCCGCTCGTGCCGCGGGCCGGCGGGCTGACGACCGACCGTGCCGACGCGGCCCGCGAGGCGGTCGACCCCGCCCTGCTGACGGCACACCGGAGCGACCCGGAGCGCGAGACCTGGTGGCGCGAGCGTCTGACCAGGGCTTTTGCCCACCTCAGCGGGATTTAA
- a CDS encoding 1,4-dihydroxy-2-naphthoyl-CoA synthase encodes MSEQHRTAEPSPDPFDPAQWREVEGFDLTDITYHRHVELGCVRIAFDRPEVRNAFRPHTVDELYRTLDHARMTPDVGVVLLTGNGPSPKDGGWAFCSGGDQRIRGRSGYQYAQGETSDTVDTARVKAEGGRLHILEVQRLIRTMPKVVIAVVNGWAAGGGHSLHVICDMTIASRQHARFKQTDADVGSFDAGYGSAYLAKQVGQKFAREIFFLGRPYDAETMQRMGAVNIVADHAELETEAIQVAREILGKSPTAQRMLKFAFNLTDDGLMGQQVFAGEATRLAYMTDEAVEGKEAFLEKRDPDWSPYPWYF; translated from the coding sequence GTGAGCGAGCAGCACCGGACCGCAGAGCCGTCGCCCGACCCGTTCGACCCCGCACAGTGGCGCGAGGTGGAGGGCTTCGACCTCACCGACATCACCTACCACCGGCACGTCGAGCTGGGCTGCGTGCGGATCGCCTTCGACCGGCCCGAGGTGCGCAACGCCTTCCGGCCGCACACGGTCGACGAGCTCTACCGCACGCTCGACCACGCGCGGATGACCCCCGACGTCGGTGTCGTGCTGCTCACCGGCAACGGCCCGTCCCCCAAGGACGGCGGCTGGGCCTTCTGCTCCGGCGGCGACCAGCGCATCCGGGGCCGCAGCGGCTACCAGTACGCCCAGGGCGAGACCTCCGACACCGTCGACACCGCACGCGTGAAGGCCGAGGGCGGCCGGCTCCACATCCTCGAGGTGCAGCGCCTCATCCGCACCATGCCCAAGGTCGTCATCGCCGTCGTCAACGGCTGGGCCGCGGGCGGCGGGCACAGCCTCCACGTGATCTGCGACATGACCATCGCCTCGCGCCAGCACGCGCGCTTCAAGCAGACCGACGCCGACGTGGGCTCCTTCGACGCCGGCTACGGCTCGGCCTACCTCGCCAAGCAGGTCGGGCAGAAGTTCGCGCGCGAGATCTTCTTCCTCGGCCGACCCTACGACGCCGAGACCATGCAGCGGATGGGCGCGGTCAACATCGTGGCCGACCACGCCGAGCTCGAGACCGAGGCGATCCAGGTCGCACGGGAGATCCTCGGCAAGAGCCCGACGGCGCAGCGCATGCTCAAGTTCGCCTTCAACCTCACCGACGACGGGCTCATGGGCCAGCAGGTGTTCGCCGGCGAGGCGACCCGCCTGGCCTACATGACCGACGAGGCGGTCGAGGGCAAGGAGGCCTTCCTGGAGAAGCGCGACCCCGACTGGTCGCCCTACCCCTGGTACTTCTGA